CATTGTTCCCAGCAAACTAACGACAGATGGGGATGATGCTGATGTTGATAATTATAACCTGGACGAACAAAGTGAAGAACGTCCGACTATAAGTAAAAGAATTGCAGCAAGCGCATTTCTTTCATTGCTCAACCTTgcttcaaaagaattaattGACATCAGAGAATATCAGGATCAGGACGCCGATGATGGATTCAAAGTCATGAAAGGAGATGACATTGTTGTGTATGCCTAATGCGTCAGTCGTTTATGCAAGCGACTGGGGACGTGACAAAATTATAACTGATTCAGCCGTGCCAACGAACACACTTTCTCCCCGGAAATAATCCGATAGTGAAAAATAATATACTTCTAGTGACGCCGGGTTAACTACATGTTGAAGACGCACACAACCCCACACATGACCCCAAGGATGTCGAAATGTCACATCAAAATATATATAAGTAAAACGTTTCTATGTCCTGGGGTGGAAATAAGTTATTAGATGACAACGAGCTAGCATCTGAATTATGATCAATCACGTTACAATTAAGGGAACAATGTATAATGGAACGAGAAGTCTTAGTAGCAGTACTTcgaattcatcatcagttTTGAACCTAAAAAGTTTCGTCGCAGAGGAAGttcgaaaaattgaagattgGTGGGGGCAACCGCGATACAAGGATGTGGAAAGACCCTATTCGTCACTTGATGTCGTCAAACACAGGGGAAGTTTACCAGTGGAATGCAATCGTTATGCCTCTTCTTTCCAagctcaaaaattgttcagatTGTTAGAGGAtaaatttgagaagaaacTCCCCCTCCACACTCTTGGTGTTATCGATCCTGTGCAGATGACTCAATTAGCAAGATCCAAGGAGATTGAGGTGGCCTACTTATCTGGTTGGGCATGTTCTTCTACTTTAGTGGGCTCCACTAACGAAGTTTCTCCCGATTTTGGAGATTACCCATACAATACTGTACCTAATCAGGTTGAAAGAATCTTTAAAGCTCAGCAAATGCACGATAGGAAACTTTTTTTGGAGAAAGTTGAAGGATTAACCAATGACGACACTACTGATTATCTAAAGCCAATAATCGCAGATGCTGATATGGGACATGGTGGGAATACCACAGTTATGAAATTGGCCAAATTGTTTGCCGAGAAAGGTGCGGCCGCCATACACTTAGAGGATCAGATGGTAGGCGGCAAAAGGTGCGGTCATCTAGGGGGTGCAGTGATAGTTCCCTCTTCAACCCAATTGTCACGATTAATAGCAACCAGGCTCCAATGGGATATTATGGGTACGGAGAACCTCATCCTAGCAAGAACTGATTCGTGTAATGGAGAACTATTGAGTAGCAGTAGTGACCCTCGCGATCACAAATTTATAAAGGGAACCATTGAACCAGGAATCACACCTTGGAGTGACAGATTAGCAGGATTAGAAAGTCAACCTATGGTAACTAGTGACCAAATTGCCATTGAAGAAGCGGAATGGTACGACAAGCATCATGTGTTTACCTTTGACGAAGCACTACAAAAGCAAGTGTCTCAGACCGAATATGAAAGGTATCTGgaattaaagaataaaCACCTCAAAGAAAAGCCATTTGTAagtttgaaagaaatgaaagCATTGGCTTCTCAAGCTTCCCCCGCTACTACCATAGAATTTGACTGGGATGCGCCCAGGACCAAAGAGGGATACTACCTTTACAATGGCGGTATGGAGGCTGCCATTGAAAGATCATTATACTTTGCACCTTATGCTGACATGATCTGGCTTGAGACGAAAACTCCAGATTTAAAGCAGgcaatttcattttcctcaaGAATCCACGAAGTTTATCCACATGTTAAATTAGTTTACAACCTGTCGCCCAGTTTCAATTGGAGTGCACACGGCTATACAGAAGAAAACTTGAAGGGTTTTATTTGGGACCTTGCTAAACACGGATTTGTCCTACAACTAGTTTCATTAGCAGGGCTACATGTTAATGGCTTGTCATTCTGGCAACTTGTCAAGAGTTTTGGTCAGA
The genomic region above belongs to Zygosaccharomyces rouxii strain CBS732 chromosome F complete sequence and contains:
- the ICL2 gene encoding methylisocitrate lyase ICL2 (similar to uniprot|Q12031 Saccharomyces cerevisiae YPR006C ICL2 2-methylisocitrate lyase of the mitochondrial matrix functions in the methylcitrate cycle to catalyze the conversion of 2-methylisocitrate to succinate and pyruvate ICL2 transcription is repressed by glucose and induced by ethanol) gives rise to the protein MINHVTIKGTMYNGTRSLSSSTSNSSSVLNLKSFVAEEVRKIEDWWGQPRYKDVERPYSSLDVVKHRGSLPVECNRYASSFQAQKLFRLLEDKFEKKLPLHTLGVIDPVQMTQLARSKEIEVAYLSGWACSSTLVGSTNEVSPDFGDYPYNTVPNQVERIFKAQQMHDRKLFLEKVEGLTNDDTTDYLKPIIADADMGHGGNTTVMKLAKLFAEKGAAAIHLEDQMVGGKRCGHLGGAVIVPSSTQLSRLIATRLQWDIMGTENLILARTDSCNGELLSSSSDPRDHKFIKGTIEPGITPWSDRLAGLESQPMVTSDQIAIEEAEWYDKHHVFTFDEALQKQVSQTEYERYLELKNKHLKEKPFVSLKEMKALASQASPATTIEFDWDAPRTKEGYYLYNGGMEAAIERSLYFAPYADMIWLETKTPDLKQAISFSSRIHEVYPHVKLVYNLSPSFNWSAHGYTEENLKGFIWDLAKHGFVLQLVSLAGLHVNGLSFWQLVKSFGQNGMKAYVEQVQRLEKLENSDVLTHQKWSGAEYVDSIIKVLQNGSSSQTLSTSGDSFTENQF